From Mercenaria mercenaria strain notata chromosome 17, MADL_Memer_1, whole genome shotgun sequence, the proteins below share one genomic window:
- the LOC128550118 gene encoding heat shock 70 kDa protein 12A-like yields MAGKGATASSSSHLLVAAFDFGTTYSGYAFSFRDDPMKIQTNQGWNAGSEKLISLKTPTCVLLRPNKQFDSFGFEAENRYADLAEDNKHHGWMLFKRFKMLLHNNDGLTRASTVEDINGKSMPAMQIFSMAIGFLRDHLLKALNTQTAGVNEHDLQYVITVPAIWNDNAKQFMREAATEAGLDSSRLKLSLEPEAASIWCQTVATDLKKSFDVGCQYMVVDLGGGTADISVHEKKADGSLKEIHKASGGPWGGTAVDKNYFHWLTNLFGQRTMERFKREQMADYFDVQREFEIKKRNIMTDTTGKITFRLSASLREIYEEVEGANLKRKVADMGLADKVTFTSDKLRLDVSIVRGWFKGPINEIIVHMKNLLAEEKMKNVKKILLVGGFGECQLVQENLRNQLQNKTVIVPNEAGLAVLKGAVRFGHLPTIVSSRVMKYTYGVAVVHVNDNESKSGSDTEYNHAGDDDCYAVHGSVSDDDDQHHLYVEYQGDDIFNSGEETDDENSSVDDYSDDNDEHSSRVEYPDDEKSNSDEESDDDKSVVEDVFDKFVEVGEEIPIGHEVKRDYTPTNPECADILVYCTSDPDPALVTDPGCEELGVLSIEFPDGETCEDNKIETTLIFGDTELIVKAKILRTGLEFFTRIDCLK; encoded by the exons ATGGCTGGAAAAGGAGCAACAGCATCATCATCAAGCCATCTACTGGTAGCAGCGTTTGACTTTGGTACAACATACAGTGGATATGCATTCTCTTTTCGAGATGACCCcatgaaaatacaaacaaatcaGGGTTGGAACGCCGGGAGTGAGAAATTAATCTCGTTGAAAACTCCTACCTGTGTACTCTTGAGGCCAAACAAGCAATTCGATTCCTTCGGGTTTGAGGCAGAAAACAGATATGCTGATCTCGCCGAGGACAACAAACACCATGGATGGATGTTGTTCAAAAGGTTTAAGATGTTGCTTCATAACAATGAC GGGTTGACTAGAGCATCAACAGTTGAAGACATCAATGGAAAGTCCATGCCGGCGATGCAGATATTTTCTATGGCAATTGGATTTCTTCGCGATCATTTGCTTAAAGCCTTGAACACCCAGACAGCTGGTGTAAACGAACATGATCTGCAATACGTGATTACTGTACCAGCTATTTGGAATGACAATGCCAAACAGTTCATGAGGGAGGCAGCAACTGAG GCAGGACTTGATTCATCTCGATTAAAGCTTTCCCTAGAACCTGAAGCAGCCTCGATTTGGTGTCAGACTGTAGCAACGGATTTGAAGAAATCATTTGATGTCGGATGCCAATATATGGTCGTGGACCTTGGAG GTGGGACAGCGGACATatcagttcatgaaaagaaagcTGACGGCTCTCTCAAAGAAATTCACAAAGCAAGCGGGGGACCGTGGGGTGGTACCGCCGTTGACAAGAATTATTTTCACTGGTTGACAAATCTTTTTGGACAAAGGACAATGGAAAGGTTCAAACGAGAACAGATGGCCGACTATTTTGATGTACAAAGAGAATTTGAGATAAAAAAGCGGAACATAATGACCGATACCACAGGAAAAATTACATTCAGATTGTCTGCTTCACTTAGAGAAATATATGAAGAGGTAGAAGGAGCAAATCTGAAAAGGAAAGTTGCTGACATGGGTCTCGCTGACAAGGTTACCTTTACCAGCGACAAACTGAGGCTAGATGTTTCGATCGTAAGGGGCTGGTTCAAAGGACCGATCAATGAAATAATAGTGCATATGAAGAACCTTCTGGCAGAAGAGAAGATGAAGAACGTAAAGAAAATATTACTTGTAGGCGGATTTGGAGAATGCCAGCTTGTACAGGAGAATCTACGCAATCAACTCCAAAATAAAACCGTCATTGTCCCGAATGAGGCCGGCTTGGCAGTCCTGAAAGGCGCTGTAAGATTCGGACATTTGCCTACAATCGTCTCATCTCGAGTTATGAAATATACCTATGGTGTGGCTGTTGTTCATGTCAATGATAATGAGTCAAAATCTGGTTCTGATACAGAATACAATCATGCAGGTGACGACGACTGCTATGCTGTTCACGGGTCTGTTTCTGATGATGACGATCAGCACCATTTGTATGTAGAGTATCAAGGCGATGACATATTTAATTCAGGTGAAGAGACAGATGACGAAAACTCTTCCGTTGATGATTATTCTGATGATAATGATGAGCACAGTTCAAGGGTAGAATACCCTGACGATGAAAAATCTAATTCAGATGAAGAATCCGATGACGACAAATCTGTTGTTGAGGATGTGTTCGATAAATTTGTtgaggttggggaagaaattccTATAGGACATGAAGTTAAGAGAGATTACACTCCTACAAATCCAGAGTGCGCAGATATACTTGTATACTGCACCTCAGATCCTGACCCGGCGTTAGTTACCGATCCTGGCTGCGAAGAGCTCGGCGTACTTTCGATAGAATTTCCAGATGGTGAAACATGCGAAGATAACAAGATTGAAACGACTTTAATATTTGGAGATACTGAATTGATTGTAAAAGCGAAAATCTTAAGGACGGGACTTGAATTTTTTACAAGAATTGACTGTCTGAAGTGA